One genomic region from Chloroflexota bacterium encodes:
- a CDS encoding DUF1684 domain-containing protein produces MSETYLDSIRLFRQKKVDELHGDTGWLALAGLYWLNEGLNTLGTDPACDVLLPDGSAEPHVGTIDFRSGQATLSVTAGTPALVDGQPATTAVLRPDSTGAPTVVWLGRLRFVVIERRGRFAVRLWDHRKDTRAGFPGRQWYPIDAAYCVPATLAPYDLPRNVEIADVTGDVGAMPSLGELVFALHGQEHRLVALGKLGSLRVYFRDRTSGDTTYPACRYLDADTAPDGSITLDFNKAYSPPCAYTAFATCPLPPRQNHLPIRIEAGELFDNSRH; encoded by the coding sequence ATGAGCGAAACGTACCTGGACAGTATCCGGCTGTTCCGGCAGAAGAAGGTAGACGAATTGCACGGCGACACGGGCTGGCTGGCGTTGGCCGGCCTGTACTGGTTGAATGAGGGACTCAATACGCTTGGGACCGACCCGGCGTGCGATGTGCTGCTCCCGGACGGCTCGGCGGAACCGCATGTTGGCACAATCGACTTCCGCAGCGGGCAGGCCACACTGAGCGTGACGGCGGGCACTCCGGCGCTGGTCGATGGGCAGCCGGCCACCACGGCGGTGCTGAGGCCGGACTCGACCGGCGCGCCGACCGTCGTTTGGCTTGGGCGGCTGCGATTCGTCGTCATTGAGCGGCGCGGCCGCTTCGCCGTCCGGCTGTGGGACCACCGCAAGGACACGCGAGCGGGGTTTCCGGGCCGACAATGGTATCCGATTGATGCCGCGTATTGCGTGCCTGCCACGCTGGCGCCGTATGATCTGCCGCGTAACGTGGAGATTGCAGACGTCACCGGGGACGTGGGGGCGATGCCGAGCCTGGGCGAGCTGGTGTTTGCACTGCACGGCCAGGAACACCGTCTCGTCGCGCTCGGCAAACTGGGTTCCTTGCGCGTCTACTTCCGCGACCGCACAAGCGGCGACACAACGTATCCGGCGTGCCGCTACCTGGATGCCGATACGGCGCCGGACGGCAGCATCACACTCGACTTCAACAAGGCGTACAGCCCGCCGTGCGCGTATACGGCGTTTGCCACGTGCCCGCTGCCGCCGCGGCAGAACCACCTGCCGATTCGCATCGAGGCCGGCGAATTGTTCGACAACAGCCGGCACTAA
- a CDS encoding M24 family metallopeptidase, producing the protein MESGMFPLDAYRAKILPLRAQMDVRNRWLRERLDTVIPALMARENFDIWIVCAREYNEDPVIMTLLPEPAMAARRRTILVFLRKSDGTVERLTLDRYGHGEFYQKGWDPDAEDQFVCLRRIVGERDPRSIGLNISDTFAFGDGLSHNEYTLLSNALGESLMARVRGAERLAVGWLERRIPGEMIVYDGLAELAHALIAEAFSSRVITPGITTTDDVAWWLRQSMQSLGLRAWFHPTIDIQAHGKLADDKSDARTLILPGDLLHCDVGFYYLGLATDHQQNAYILKPGENDAPAGLRAALAGGNRLQDIHMAAMQIGRTGNDVLAAALLQAKREGVDPTIYSHPLGHHGHAAGPTIGLWDQQGGVPGRGDYPIYDDTCYSIELNVKRTVPEWGGQVVRMALEEDALLSGGAMRWLDGRQTDLFLIR; encoded by the coding sequence ATGGAGAGCGGCATGTTTCCCCTGGACGCCTATCGCGCAAAAATACTGCCGCTGCGGGCGCAGATGGATGTGCGCAACCGCTGGCTGCGCGAGCGACTGGATACCGTCATCCCCGCGTTGATGGCGCGCGAGAACTTTGACATCTGGATCGTCTGCGCCCGCGAGTACAACGAAGACCCGGTGATCATGACGCTGCTGCCCGAGCCGGCGATGGCGGCGCGCCGCCGGACGATCCTGGTGTTCCTCCGCAAATCGGATGGCACGGTTGAGCGGCTGACGCTCGACCGCTACGGGCACGGCGAGTTCTACCAGAAAGGCTGGGACCCGGACGCCGAAGATCAATTCGTATGCCTGCGACGAATCGTGGGTGAACGTGACCCGCGGAGCATCGGTCTCAACATCTCCGACACGTTTGCGTTTGGCGATGGGCTATCGCACAACGAATACACGCTGCTATCCAACGCGCTCGGCGAGTCGCTCATGGCGCGGGTGCGTGGCGCGGAACGCCTGGCGGTCGGCTGGCTGGAGCGTCGTATCCCCGGCGAGATGATCGTCTACGACGGCCTCGCCGAGCTCGCACACGCGTTGATCGCGGAGGCGTTCTCCAGCCGTGTCATCACGCCGGGCATCACGACGACTGATGACGTGGCCTGGTGGCTGCGCCAGTCGATGCAGTCGCTCGGCCTGCGCGCCTGGTTTCATCCGACCATCGACATCCAGGCGCATGGCAAGCTGGCCGACGATAAGAGCGACGCGCGCACGCTCATCCTGCCGGGCGACCTGCTGCACTGCGATGTCGGCTTCTACTACCTCGGCCTGGCGACCGACCACCAGCAGAACGCGTACATCCTCAAGCCCGGTGAGAACGATGCGCCGGCCGGCCTGCGGGCCGCACTGGCCGGCGGCAATCGCTTGCAGGATATCCACATGGCGGCGATGCAGATTGGCCGCACCGGCAACGACGTGCTGGCGGCGGCTCTGCTCCAAGCCAAACGCGAGGGTGTTGATCCGACGATCTACAGCCACCCGCTCGGCCATCATGGCCACGCGGCCGGACCAACCATCGGCTTGTGGGATCAACAGGGCGGGGTACCGGGGCGCGGCGACTACCCGATCTATGACGATACGTGCTATTCCATCGAGTTAAACGTCAAGCGCACCGTCCCGGAATGGGGCGGGCAGGTCGTGCGCATGGCGCTTGAGGAGGATGCGCTCCTAAGCGGTGGCGCGATGCGCTGGCTCGATGGGCGGCAGACCGACCTGTTTCTGATCCGGTGA
- a CDS encoding pyridoxal-phosphate dependent enzyme, producing MITQEQIDEARGIIKGKLHRTPVVPATTIGKLIEAQLYFKCENLQRTGSFKPRGAINKLAHLSAEEKGRGLIAVSAGNHAQGVAYAAQREGAQATIVMPDNAPQAKVDATRGYGAQVILGGDINHIFDRAYELQAQHGYTFVHPYDDPYVIAGQATVGMEILEDLPDLDVIAIQIGGGGLLSGVAAAIKLNKPSVRVIGVESASGTALQLGLKEGKPVRITRGPTIAEGMGAPFTGELNIEHARAYVDEFVTVDDEEIKNAMRWVLQRSKLLVEGAGAGSLAALLSRKAAVKPGAKVVAILSGGNIDFERLKTII from the coding sequence CTGATTACACAGGAACAGATTGATGAAGCGCGCGGTATCATCAAGGGCAAACTCCACCGCACGCCGGTGGTGCCCGCGACGACAATCGGGAAGTTGATCGAAGCACAGTTGTATTTCAAGTGCGAAAACCTCCAGCGCACCGGTTCATTCAAGCCGCGCGGCGCGATCAACAAGCTCGCGCACCTCAGCGCCGAGGAAAAGGGTCGCGGGCTGATCGCGGTCAGCGCCGGCAACCACGCACAGGGCGTGGCCTATGCGGCGCAGCGCGAGGGTGCGCAGGCGACGATCGTCATGCCGGACAACGCGCCGCAGGCCAAAGTCGACGCGACGCGCGGCTACGGCGCGCAGGTCATACTCGGCGGCGATATTAACCACATCTTCGATCGCGCCTACGAGCTGCAAGCGCAGCACGGCTACACCTTCGTCCATCCCTACGATGACCCGTACGTCATCGCCGGGCAAGCCACCGTCGGCATGGAGATCCTCGAGGACCTGCCCGATCTTGACGTGATCGCCATCCAGATCGGCGGCGGCGGGCTGCTGTCCGGCGTCGCCGCGGCCATCAAGCTCAACAAACCATCCGTGCGCGTCATCGGCGTCGAATCGGCGTCCGGTACCGCACTGCAACTTGGCCTTAAGGAAGGCAAGCCGGTGCGCATCACGCGCGGCCCCACCATCGCCGAAGGCATGGGCGCGCCGTTCACGGGCGAGTTGAACATCGAACACGCTCGCGCCTACGTGGACGAGTTCGTGACCGTGGACGACGAGGAGATCAAGAACGCCATGCGCTGGGTCCTCCAGCGCAGTAAACTGCTGGTCGAGGGCGCCGGTGCTGGCAGCCTAGCCGCCCTGTTGAGCCGCAAAGCAGCCGTCAAGCCAGGCGCCAAAGTGGTGGCCATCCTCAGCGGCGGCAATATCGACTTCGAACGCCTGAAGACGATCATCTAA
- a CDS encoding beta-lactamase family protein, translating to MTQHDFRELDAFVVDAMARLNVPGVAVGLLIEGKAHTFGYGITSVENPLPVTGDTLFQIGSTTKTFTGTAVMRLVEAGKIDLDAPLRTYLPDFRLPDEEAAAIVTVRHLLTHTSGWAGDYFEDFGPGPDAVARYVASMATLPQLTPPGVFWSYNNANYWVAARVIEVVTGQLWEAAIRALVIEPLGMGRSFFFADDVLTHRFAVGHHVRDGRAVVARRWSFPRRRPSGSIISSAKDQLRYARFHLGDGSAPDGTRVLSPESLAFMRSPLCARDLGGMMQGLTWMLKTIDGTQIVQHGGATNGQMSAFLFVPERNFALTVLTNADKGAMLHRQMVAWALEQYLGLRETKPGVQTLPHERLGEYAGTYALPPTELNVALEDVIVSVEDDHLLARFNPRGGYPTKDSPQPPRSPTRLAFCGVDRVLALDDPAEDAPGEFLRDDAGRIRWLRYGTRIRPRRP from the coding sequence ATGACCCAACACGACTTTCGCGAACTGGATGCGTTTGTCGTCGACGCCATGGCGCGCCTGAATGTGCCGGGTGTCGCGGTCGGGTTGCTGATCGAGGGCAAGGCGCACACGTTTGGCTACGGTATCACCAGCGTCGAAAATCCGCTGCCGGTCACGGGTGACACGCTGTTCCAGATCGGCTCGACCACTAAGACGTTTACCGGCACGGCAGTCATGCGGCTCGTTGAAGCGGGCAAGATTGATCTCGATGCGCCGCTACGAACGTACCTGCCGGATTTCCGCTTGCCGGATGAAGAGGCCGCGGCCATTGTCACGGTGCGCCACCTGCTGACGCACACGAGCGGCTGGGCGGGCGATTACTTCGAGGATTTCGGCCCCGGGCCCGACGCGGTCGCGCGTTACGTCGCAAGCATGGCGACACTCCCGCAGTTGACGCCGCCGGGCGTGTTCTGGTCATACAACAATGCCAACTACTGGGTGGCCGCGCGCGTCATCGAAGTGGTGACCGGCCAGTTGTGGGAGGCGGCCATCCGCGCGTTGGTCATTGAGCCGCTTGGCATGGGCCGCTCGTTCTTCTTCGCCGACGACGTGCTCACGCACCGGTTCGCGGTTGGCCACCACGTGCGCGACGGGCGCGCCGTGGTGGCGCGGCGCTGGTCCTTCCCGCGCCGGCGGCCGAGTGGCAGCATTATTTCCAGCGCGAAAGACCAGTTGCGCTACGCACGTTTCCATCTCGGCGACGGCAGCGCGCCGGACGGTACGCGCGTCTTGTCGCCGGAATCGCTGGCGTTCATGCGCTCGCCGCTCTGTGCGCGCGACCTTGGCGGCATGATGCAGGGCTTGACGTGGATGCTCAAGACGATTGACGGCACGCAGATCGTGCAGCACGGCGGCGCGACCAATGGCCAGATGTCGGCCTTCCTGTTTGTGCCGGAACGCAATTTTGCCTTGACCGTTCTGACCAACGCTGATAAAGGGGCCATGCTGCACCGCCAGATGGTTGCGTGGGCGCTTGAACAGTACCTTGGTTTGCGCGAGACAAAACCCGGTGTGCAGACGCTGCCACACGAGCGCTTGGGCGAGTATGCCGGCACGTATGCGCTGCCGCCGACCGAGCTCAATGTGGCGCTGGAAGACGTCATCGTATCGGTGGAAGACGACCACCTGTTGGCACGCTTCAACCCACGCGGCGGCTACCCGACCAAGGATTCACCTCAGCCGCCGAGGTCGCCGACGCGCCTGGCGTTCTGCGGGGTGGATCGCGTGCTGGCGCTGGACGACCCCGCCGAGGACGCGCCGGGCGAATTTCTGCGTGACGATGCGGGCCGGATCCGCTGGCTGCGCTATGGGACGCGCATTCGGCCACGACGGCCATAG
- a CDS encoding pyridoxal-phosphate dependent enzyme, giving the protein MSAILGPTFEEMLHPQTIDASLRARALDMKGRDPLDPINLFNITWRGPSDQIYALVLPPQLTGVQTPIVALYGRDFPTGAHKVGAAYSVLVEKELYGEVDPRTHTLVWPSTGNYGIGGAWVGCRMGFDSVVVLPAGMSAERFQRIESYGARIIKTAGSESNVKEIYDKTHELARDPKVRILNQFSEMGNYRFHYHVTGNTIAELAGELQKRGTGSGAVSAYCSAMGSAGTIAAGDRLKQVWPDCKVVGLEPVQCPTLFNNGYGTHDIQGIGDKHVTWIHHVTNMDAIMCIDDIECKKGLQVLTEEAGMEAMTRRFGVPDDAVRQMSQMFGISGVCNVLGAIKTAKHYHMGPNDMVVTILTDAIDRYHSVMADMTKTYGALDEAEATARLVSIFHGQKTDWIKEGTEDNRRQWHNLKYYTWVEQQGMSVAELDAQLDPDWWLAHQARVAEIDRRISASRAA; this is encoded by the coding sequence ATGTCTGCTATCCTCGGCCCCACCTTCGAAGAGATGCTGCACCCGCAAACGATCGACGCCTCCCTGCGCGCCCGCGCGCTCGACATGAAGGGACGCGACCCGCTCGACCCGATCAACCTGTTCAACATCACCTGGCGCGGCCCGAGCGACCAGATATACGCGCTGGTCTTGCCGCCGCAGTTGACTGGCGTGCAAACACCAATCGTCGCACTATATGGGCGCGATTTTCCGACCGGCGCGCACAAAGTCGGCGCGGCGTACTCGGTGCTCGTCGAGAAGGAGCTGTACGGCGAGGTCGATCCGCGCACGCACACGCTCGTCTGGCCGAGCACCGGCAACTACGGCATCGGCGGCGCGTGGGTTGGCTGCCGCATGGGTTTCGACTCGGTCGTGGTGCTGCCCGCCGGCATGAGCGCCGAGCGCTTCCAGCGCATCGAGTCGTACGGCGCGCGCATCATCAAGACGGCCGGGTCGGAGAGCAACGTCAAGGAGATCTACGACAAAACGCATGAACTGGCGCGCGACCCGAAGGTGCGCATCCTCAACCAGTTCAGCGAGATGGGCAACTACCGCTTCCATTACCACGTGACCGGCAACACAATCGCGGAGCTTGCCGGCGAACTGCAAAAGCGCGGCACCGGTTCCGGCGCGGTGTCCGCCTACTGCTCGGCGATGGGCAGCGCAGGCACGATCGCCGCAGGCGACCGGCTGAAGCAGGTCTGGCCGGACTGCAAGGTCGTCGGGCTGGAGCCGGTGCAGTGCCCCACCCTTTTCAACAACGGTTACGGCACGCACGACATCCAGGGCATCGGCGACAAGCACGTGACATGGATCCATCATGTGACCAACATGGATGCGATCATGTGCATCGACGACATCGAGTGCAAGAAGGGTTTGCAGGTACTGACCGAGGAGGCCGGCATGGAAGCGATGACCCGCCGCTTCGGCGTGCCGGATGACGCGGTGCGGCAGATGTCGCAGATGTTCGGCATCAGCGGCGTGTGCAACGTCCTGGGCGCGATCAAGACGGCGAAGCATTACCACATGGGACCGAACGACATGGTCGTCACGATCCTGACCGACGCGATCGACCGCTACCACTCCGTCATGGCCGATATGACGAAGACATACGGCGCGCTGGACGAGGCTGAGGCAACGGCCCGGCTCGTCTCGATCTTTCACGGCCAGAAGACCGACTGGATCAAGGAAGGCACCGAGGACAATCGCCGCCAGTGGCACAACCTGAAGTATTACACCTGGGTCGAGCAGCAGGGCATGAGCGTCGCAGAACTGGACGCGCAACTCGACCCCGATTGGTGGCTGGCGCACCAGGCGCGGGTCGCCGAAATCGACCGGCGCATCAGCGCATCGCGCGCCGCCTGA
- a CDS encoding ornithine carbamoyltransferase has translation MQTGMRGRDFISDLDFSKEEIETVLDVAWDLKRKRALNESHAILRDKALAMLFFFTSTRTRGSFEAGMAQLGGHAAFIDSDTTQISHGDTATEIGEIYGRYFDGIAIRQCDWNFGNKYINAVAKSSRAPVLNMQCDVYHPFQILADLMTIIEKKGRDLRRKKIAVSWAYAASYQKPISVPQSLILQLTRFGMDVVLAHPPEYKLMPDIVQQARDNAKRYGGGFEITDSMDEAFKDADVVYPKSWGAMLTTQDNAESARIGKQYTSWITDSRRMKLAKDDAVYMHCLPADRNIEVTDEVIDGPQSVVFDEAENRLHAQKAVMALTMC, from the coding sequence ATGCAAACTGGTATGCGCGGTCGTGATTTCATCAGCGACCTGGACTTCAGCAAAGAAGAAATCGAGACGGTACTCGACGTCGCCTGGGACCTCAAGCGCAAGCGGGCGTTGAACGAGTCGCATGCGATCCTGCGCGACAAGGCGCTGGCGATGCTGTTCTTCTTCACCAGCACCCGCACGCGCGGCTCGTTCGAAGCCGGCATGGCGCAGTTGGGCGGGCACGCGGCGTTCATCGACTCGGACACGACGCAGATCTCGCACGGCGACACCGCGACCGAGATCGGCGAGATCTACGGCCGCTATTTCGACGGTATCGCCATCCGCCAGTGCGACTGGAACTTCGGCAACAAATATATCAATGCGGTCGCCAAGTCGTCGCGCGCACCGGTGCTGAACATGCAGTGCGACGTGTACCACCCGTTCCAGATCCTGGCCGACCTGATGACGATCATCGAGAAAAAGGGGCGCGACCTGCGCCGCAAGAAGATCGCCGTCTCCTGGGCTTATGCCGCATCGTACCAGAAGCCGATCAGCGTGCCCCAGTCGCTGATCCTGCAACTGACCCGCTTCGGCATGGACGTGGTGCTGGCGCACCCGCCCGAATACAAGCTGATGCCCGACATCGTCCAGCAAGCGCGCGACAATGCGAAGCGCTACGGCGGCGGCTTCGAGATCACCGACTCGATGGACGAGGCGTTCAAGGATGCCGACGTGGTCTACCCGAAGTCTTGGGGCGCCATGCTGACCACGCAGGACAACGCCGAGAGCGCGCGGATCGGCAAGCAGTACACGAGTTGGATCACCGACTCGCGTCGGATGAAGCTGGCCAAGGACGACGCGGTCTACATGCACTGCCTGCCCGCCGACCGCAACATCGAGGTCACCGACGAGGTGATCGACGGCCCGCAGTCGGTCGTGTTCGACGAGGCCGAGAACCGCCTGCACGCGCAGAAAGCCGTGATGGCGCTGACGATGTGCTAG
- a CDS encoding maleylpyruvate isomerase N-terminal domain-containing protein: MTQGTWPPSKAETVERLNQWWRALQQTLDGWSDTQMTEPRDAAGWSVKDHLSHLMVWERGIVALLRRQPRNEAMGFDEPTMQSISEDEINARIQQRFATESLAAVRDELDRTHAALMVTIEAMPPGDLLNSYNYFLSGEANNDTSQPVLASIFGNSGGHFEEHLPWMRAIVAHIP, from the coding sequence ATGACGCAAGGCACATGGCCGCCCAGCAAAGCCGAGACAGTGGAGCGGCTGAATCAATGGTGGCGCGCGCTCCAGCAAACGCTTGATGGCTGGAGCGACACGCAGATGACCGAGCCGCGCGACGCGGCCGGCTGGAGCGTGAAGGATCATCTCTCGCATCTCATGGTTTGGGAGCGCGGGATCGTCGCCTTGCTGCGCCGCCAACCGCGCAATGAAGCGATGGGTTTCGACGAACCAACCATGCAAAGTATCAGCGAAGACGAAATCAACGCGCGAATTCAGCAGCGTTTCGCGACGGAATCCCTGGCTGCCGTGCGGGACGAACTGGACCGAACGCACGCCGCATTGATGGTGACGATTGAAGCCATGCCTCCCGGCGATTTGCTGAACAGCTACAACTACTTTCTGTCCGGCGAAGCAAACAACGACACAAGCCAGCCAGTCCTGGCCTCGATTTTCGGCAACAGCGGCGGTCACTTCGAGGAACACCTGCCCTGGATGCGCGCTATCGTTGCGCACATACCGTAG
- the thrC gene encoding threonine synthase: MRCTVCGETYAPDSLTYVCPKHGDDGLLETVLAFEGDAPIRPQADDGHPNSMWRYLNLLPIAAERVQGLLAAATPLTSAGWTPLHAAERLGRALGVPHLRIKDDGRNPSASFKDRASAFVVAKALERGETTITTASSGNAGAALACMAASAGMRAVIFVPHTAPQAKVAQLLMFGATVFLVRGTYDDAFDLCLKASRKFGWYCRNTGYNPYTVEGKKTVSFEICEQLDWSAPDRVYVSVGDGNIISGVWKGFTDLHALGWIDRTPKLVGVQAAGSDACYRAWQRARATGAPIQIEPVNADTIADSISVGLPRDGARAVRSVIASGGEFVTVTDDEILRSMKVLASESGVFAEPAGAAGFAGLIKHAAARQVDHDESVVVIVTGNGLKDVPSALKAAGAANVIDPTLEAVERAI, encoded by the coding sequence CTGCGGTGTACCGTTTGCGGCGAGACGTACGCGCCTGACAGCCTGACGTACGTCTGCCCGAAGCACGGCGACGACGGCCTGCTCGAAACGGTGCTGGCGTTTGAAGGCGATGCGCCCATTCGACCGCAGGCGGACGACGGGCACCCGAACTCGATGTGGCGGTACCTGAATCTGCTGCCGATCGCGGCCGAGCGCGTGCAGGGGTTGCTGGCCGCCGCCACACCGCTGACCAGCGCCGGCTGGACACCCTTGCACGCGGCCGAACGCCTCGGCCGCGCCCTCGGTGTCCCGCATCTGCGCATCAAGGACGACGGCCGCAACCCCTCGGCGTCGTTCAAGGACCGCGCCAGCGCGTTCGTCGTCGCCAAGGCGCTCGAGCGCGGCGAGACGACCATCACGACCGCGAGTTCCGGCAACGCCGGCGCCGCGCTGGCGTGCATGGCCGCCAGCGCCGGCATGCGCGCCGTGATCTTCGTGCCGCATACCGCGCCGCAGGCCAAGGTCGCGCAGTTGCTGATGTTCGGCGCAACGGTGTTTCTCGTGCGCGGCACCTACGACGACGCTTTCGACCTCTGCCTGAAGGCTTCCAGGAAGTTCGGCTGGTACTGCCGCAACACCGGATACAACCCATACACCGTCGAAGGCAAGAAGACCGTCTCGTTCGAGATCTGCGAGCAACTTGACTGGAGCGCGCCCGATCGGGTCTACGTCAGCGTCGGCGATGGCAACATCATCAGCGGCGTCTGGAAAGGCTTTACCGACCTGCATGCGCTCGGCTGGATCGACCGCACGCCCAAACTGGTCGGCGTGCAAGCGGCGGGCAGCGACGCGTGCTACCGCGCATGGCAACGCGCGCGAGCAACGGGTGCTCCGATCCAGATCGAACCAGTGAACGCCGACACGATTGCCGACTCAATCAGCGTGGGCCTGCCGCGCGACGGCGCGCGCGCGGTGCGCTCCGTCATCGCCAGCGGCGGCGAGTTCGTCACGGTGACCGATGACGAGATTCTGCGCTCGATGAAGGTTTTGGCTTCTGAGTCCGGCGTCTTCGCCGAACCGGCGGGCGCGGCCGGGTTCGCCGGACTGATCAAGCACGCGGCGGCCCGGCAGGTCGACCACGACGAGTCAGTCGTCGTGATCGTCACTGGCAACGGCCTGAAGGACGTGCCGTCAGCGCTCAAGGCGGCCGGCGCGGCCAACGTGATCGACCCAACGCTGGAAGCGGTCGAGCGCGCGATCTGA